In Paenibacillus sp. 1781tsa1, one DNA window encodes the following:
- a CDS encoding fibronectin type III domain-containing protein, whose amino-acid sequence MKKSGKRVKKQAEQLTKVVLAFALLSPQALLLEWGATTVMAETVETIGIVSDTSSMKAVQSSKVKVEMNSDGKYRIVLLPNTNVFYGGDTGNVSTIIDHNGSPVNFKTLPLNYYRINNNVIEMSRQKDNVEYILRVSIVNATSQGGYMKVELEAINRSGTALNLGGTFYWDTMVNGNDASPFEVIENGWRNYSGGVQVTAFYANTYNVVNADRIYMGQYSNPDSAQLTGGSSPSAFTPGQTVTASDTAAQFWWDAKTTANQASRKFSTIVGIGPKNAPPSFTLTAPSSGQTYYKGEQLQISGTTRDTDVGDLLTVKWSIDGGAENILTQLTATGSNQSFNTNYTLPDTLPDGTHTLQVWVMDDKGGVSSAGTVNFTVRSFVVPGTPTYTLVNSNNLTVNWDKKANDASVTYELKNMTTNQIVDTGMSNSRQVTGLTPNTSYSFAVRAKNSSGSYTGYSSPASKYTLANPPATAAVTQSGNSVTASWSNNSNPDGTQYKTEIRSPGGQVLATGTTTSTCTAFALTGLADGKYEVFVAALNGEGIQTPFISAGEMMKDTTGPTAPSVTVTPSSWTKENVLVTVEEGKDALSGTQKTEVKVGPAGEWREYSAAFTVSSEGNTTVMARSMDAFGNTGQETAVTARVDRTAPTPPVISLNPPEWTKAAVMVTLTEGMDAASGIGLTQYKLGREGEWIDYRTPFTLSEEGITEIYARSVDRAANVSASTSATARIDKTGPEQPTITLSEEHWTNQDVTFAINSGEDAGSGLAKSQYRLSEEGPWIDYTGEVTVTDEGETIVYARSLDRVGNISTYAQATVRIDTTAPTEPVIRLSSSGWSKEHVQFTIAGSVDERAISYEYSMNNAPYTTGNTGTVSTNGATTIRARARDAVGNVSKEVSQIAYVDQMAPTITFAPNGHVWTDLDISTTIQYADAHSGIQELERFYQITNNAESPDHWLEARSDEHKISIESEGIWYIHAKTMDRAGNTYETTSSPYHVQRKPEQPKHVRMTQIAETSAELTVDLPTGERYTDGYQYEITNKTTGHSWTLDYPNHSIIDHSLNGGQVYEYEVRVRNHIGVSDAVSAQVLTIPAAPGTLHVRKVDSQPNLAEIQFDSVRGADAYRIIAATSDGSTVYDQTVSDPANLPYISNLVPGTMHNISVTAMNESGAGGSSRTGFLTLPAVPGEFMAVQIREHDISLTWETVTSATYYGLSRDEAAIYEGEQTEYLDSGLDSGTNYSYALIASNETGPGPLAELPLLKTLPGQVSGIQVSDASTASLRLNWEAVRGADHYELWLNGEKSGTVAAGTQEWVFAGLSSGTSYQLDVQAVNESGQGMRSSVSGTTLPESTSGLHIVQVTEQGAILSWEPVVGATKYRVVIDGQSHEISDTQLAVHHLSNSREYTYEVQAGNAAGYGASTRSSILTLPSRPEGLNVSWTGETSMGLAWQAVDTANLYIVKINGTEVGRTSELTYTAEELLPGTEYTLEVQAVNTSGPGETAQLVRLSKPVSPDEIIADPAVHRAKVSWSVVEGATEYVIEQNGKEVYRGIENEATITGLQDGTWHHYQLWAVNRQGTRSEATDVSLLTLPEKPAKVAVYDVAKNSLGLDFSNTGVQGADQYVIERDGREIAQMDSTETQFVDKDLSPGTKYTYVIRAVNASGTSAPLTFSIMTQTLPLVAEGIRVNAGTHKVDLAWEVVKGAAAYEIRNRVTGDVQSVSEPSVHLNSMLDGTAYEFELVAINEDGHRSESIQIQVLTKPISPQTAGITHITDQTAVLDLTGSSTRGAEQFIIMRDGVEVAKVPADQESFEDHGLTPGERYLYTIKTSNATGESDSGFEVHVRTLPATINESVHASMIGEKEGLISWPKVQGAQGYTIWIGDQMFTTIDDGDATEVRLTHLESATRYDQVQIIPYNTAGSGNPMTVTPFYTLPHVDSLEMKIYPETDHAKLEWDFPYGNETFVVLLNGTEVYKGKTKEFIVEQLDAGKQYEIEIYTENDQGDASEKLAYSVLTKPAAPVKVEYHSAKDRIRLLLEQSRVEGAEQFIIERDGVEVARVPADELFYDDKDLEPGVNYTYTVKAMNASGSSDGGYYLHAMTLPGSAALLPVVEGRSMYGADIVWELIPGAAGYRVYRNEELIGTTTETSIHVSDLNSAEHYADFIIIPFNEAGDGEALEVPEFETLPSEELTVAAIAQGTSTIKLTWELESINEVIVITHKDREIYRGTQRSYVWTGLNAEQHYEVVVWTENSAGEKSESKRASAMTFPYPPSAWGGGSTPSPNGTSEQADEVSSQPEPSEQPDVPVKKNIKFIDISQTFNKDQITWLAEQNIIQGVSETRFEPRRPITRAEFTALIVRLMGVDTTVNEQHGFQDVNDEDWFAPEIKAAVHHEMVQGMGNGKFAPYALVTREQASKIIANVVRKIRPEPLTSPRAFTDQSDVSDWAKEEVQELAGLYMITGYEDGSFRPMQHLSRSEAAALIFRLNKLIQVMDENRTDQVEKASAFDRHI is encoded by the coding sequence TTGAAGAAATCAGGAAAACGTGTGAAGAAACAAGCGGAACAGCTAACCAAGGTGGTGCTGGCATTTGCATTATTATCACCTCAAGCCCTGTTGCTTGAATGGGGCGCAACCACGGTAATGGCTGAAACGGTTGAAACGATCGGAATCGTATCCGATACGTCCAGCATGAAGGCGGTACAGTCTTCCAAGGTGAAAGTGGAAATGAACAGTGACGGTAAATACAGAATTGTATTACTGCCAAACACGAATGTATTTTACGGCGGCGATACAGGGAATGTGTCCACCATTATCGACCACAACGGATCTCCCGTGAACTTTAAAACATTGCCGCTAAATTATTACCGAATTAACAATAATGTGATTGAAATGTCACGGCAAAAAGACAATGTGGAATATATTTTGCGTGTATCTATCGTTAATGCTACCTCACAAGGTGGGTACATGAAGGTTGAACTTGAAGCCATCAACCGTAGCGGAACGGCACTGAATTTGGGTGGAACATTTTATTGGGATACGATGGTGAATGGCAATGATGCTTCTCCATTTGAAGTCATCGAGAATGGATGGCGCAACTACAGCGGCGGAGTTCAGGTCACCGCTTTTTATGCCAATACGTACAATGTTGTGAATGCAGATCGCATATATATGGGCCAGTACAGCAACCCGGACAGCGCTCAACTCACGGGAGGGTCTTCACCTTCAGCGTTCACTCCAGGCCAGACCGTTACGGCGAGTGATACAGCTGCACAATTTTGGTGGGACGCCAAGACAACAGCGAATCAGGCTTCACGCAAATTTTCAACCATTGTGGGGATCGGCCCCAAAAATGCTCCACCTTCGTTTACCTTAACAGCACCATCTTCAGGTCAAACCTATTACAAAGGCGAGCAACTGCAGATCTCCGGTACAACGCGAGATACGGATGTTGGCGACCTGTTGACCGTGAAATGGTCCATTGACGGTGGGGCTGAGAATATTCTGACCCAGTTGACCGCAACGGGTTCTAATCAGTCTTTCAACACCAATTACACATTGCCTGACACCCTGCCAGATGGCACACACACATTACAAGTATGGGTCATGGATGACAAAGGTGGTGTGTCCTCAGCAGGCACCGTTAACTTTACGGTAAGAAGTTTTGTTGTGCCCGGAACGCCGACATATACATTGGTTAATTCTAATAACTTGACGGTGAACTGGGATAAGAAGGCGAATGATGCATCCGTTACGTATGAACTGAAGAATATGACGACGAATCAGATCGTGGATACAGGTATGTCAAACAGTCGGCAAGTGACAGGGCTCACTCCGAATACCAGTTATTCTTTTGCGGTACGGGCCAAAAATTCAAGTGGTTCCTACACGGGTTACTCCAGTCCAGCTTCCAAGTATACACTGGCTAACCCACCCGCTACTGCGGCTGTGACACAATCAGGCAACTCTGTTACAGCTAGCTGGAGTAATAATAGCAATCCTGACGGCACTCAGTACAAAACGGAAATACGCAGTCCAGGTGGGCAAGTCCTTGCAACGGGAACAACAACTTCCACATGTACAGCGTTTGCCCTCACTGGACTCGCGGACGGAAAATACGAAGTATTTGTTGCTGCACTGAATGGAGAAGGGATACAGACCCCATTTATATCCGCTGGAGAGATGATGAAAGATACGACCGGCCCAACTGCTCCTTCTGTTACAGTCACGCCATCCTCATGGACCAAGGAAAATGTTCTCGTCACGGTTGAAGAGGGAAAAGATGCCTTGAGCGGAACTCAAAAGACTGAAGTTAAAGTCGGTCCGGCAGGAGAATGGCGTGAATATAGCGCTGCGTTTACCGTAAGCAGCGAAGGCAACACAACAGTTATGGCACGCAGTATGGATGCATTTGGTAATACAGGACAGGAAACCGCTGTGACAGCCAGGGTAGATCGGACGGCACCAACGCCACCTGTTATTTCGTTGAATCCGCCCGAATGGACAAAAGCGGCAGTAATGGTGACATTAACGGAGGGTATGGACGCAGCAAGCGGCATTGGTCTGACACAGTATAAGCTGGGAAGAGAGGGAGAATGGATCGACTACAGGACCCCTTTTACACTCAGTGAAGAAGGGATAACCGAGATTTATGCACGAAGTGTTGATCGGGCCGCCAATGTCAGTGCTTCCACTTCGGCAACAGCCAGAATCGACAAGACTGGGCCTGAGCAACCGACGATAACGTTAAGTGAAGAGCATTGGACGAATCAGGATGTAACTTTTGCAATAAACAGTGGTGAAGATGCAGGCAGCGGGCTTGCCAAAAGCCAATATCGACTGAGCGAAGAAGGTCCCTGGATCGATTACACGGGCGAAGTGACGGTTACCGATGAGGGAGAAACGATCGTATATGCACGCTCACTTGATCGTGTAGGCAATATAAGCACGTATGCTCAGGCTACGGTTCGAATCGACACGACAGCTCCAACCGAGCCGGTAATTCGTTTAAGTTCTTCTGGATGGAGTAAAGAACATGTGCAATTCACGATCGCTGGTAGTGTGGATGAACGAGCGATATCCTATGAATACAGCATGAATAATGCTCCTTATACGACAGGAAATACGGGTACAGTAAGTACGAACGGGGCTACCACCATTCGGGCGCGAGCAAGGGATGCCGTTGGCAATGTGAGCAAGGAAGTCAGTCAAATCGCCTATGTGGATCAGATGGCTCCAACGATTACATTTGCACCGAACGGACATGTCTGGACGGACTTGGACATATCCACTACCATTCAGTATGCAGATGCCCACTCAGGCATTCAGGAACTGGAACGATTCTATCAAATTACGAACAATGCAGAATCACCGGATCATTGGCTTGAAGCTCGCTCTGACGAGCATAAAATATCCATCGAATCGGAAGGCATATGGTACATCCATGCCAAAACCATGGACAGAGCAGGCAATACATATGAGACAACATCATCACCTTACCATGTTCAACGCAAGCCCGAGCAACCGAAACATGTGAGAATGACGCAGATCGCTGAGACATCAGCTGAACTTACAGTGGATTTGCCAACGGGGGAAAGATATACCGATGGATATCAGTATGAGATAACGAATAAAACGACAGGACATTCATGGACACTGGATTATCCCAACCATAGTATAATCGATCACTCCCTAAACGGTGGTCAGGTCTATGAATATGAAGTTAGAGTGAGAAACCATATCGGAGTAAGTGATGCAGTAAGCGCTCAAGTATTAACGATCCCGGCAGCTCCCGGAACGTTGCACGTTCGAAAAGTAGATTCCCAACCCAATTTGGCCGAAATTCAATTTGATTCAGTAAGGGGAGCAGATGCTTACCGCATCATTGCTGCTACTTCGGACGGGTCCACCGTGTATGATCAGACGGTATCTGACCCTGCCAACCTTCCCTATATCAGCAACCTCGTCCCAGGAACCATGCATAACATCTCGGTAACGGCAATGAATGAAAGTGGAGCAGGCGGTAGCAGTAGAACCGGATTTCTCACACTGCCAGCAGTGCCCGGTGAATTCATGGCTGTTCAAATTCGGGAGCATGATATTTCATTAACATGGGAGACGGTGACTTCTGCAACGTATTATGGTCTTTCACGTGATGAAGCAGCCATATATGAAGGGGAGCAGACGGAATATTTGGATTCAGGTCTGGATAGCGGAACCAATTACAGCTATGCGTTAATTGCTAGCAACGAGACAGGGCCCGGGCCTTTGGCGGAATTACCTTTGCTCAAGACGTTACCTGGGCAGGTGTCCGGTATACAGGTATCAGATGCTTCCACAGCGAGCCTTCGTCTGAATTGGGAAGCAGTACGAGGAGCCGATCACTATGAGTTATGGTTGAATGGAGAGAAGTCGGGAACGGTTGCTGCCGGAACCCAAGAATGGGTATTTGCGGGATTGAGTTCGGGAACATCTTATCAACTGGATGTACAAGCAGTGAACGAAAGTGGACAAGGTATGCGCAGTTCGGTATCAGGAACAACGCTACCCGAGAGCACGTCGGGACTTCATATTGTTCAAGTAACTGAACAGGGAGCGATCTTGAGCTGGGAGCCTGTAGTTGGGGCAACGAAATATCGGGTGGTCATCGATGGACAGAGCCATGAGATATCAGATACACAACTCGCAGTTCACCATCTGTCAAACAGTCGTGAGTATACCTATGAAGTACAGGCAGGCAATGCTGCCGGGTACGGTGCATCCACCCGTAGTTCGATTCTTACGCTACCTAGCAGGCCGGAAGGACTGAATGTCTCATGGACTGGTGAAACAAGTATGGGACTTGCATGGCAAGCTGTAGATACGGCGAATCTCTATATTGTGAAAATCAATGGAACAGAAGTGGGCAGAACATCAGAACTGACCTACACGGCTGAGGAATTGTTGCCAGGTACCGAGTACACTTTGGAAGTTCAGGCTGTGAATACTTCTGGTCCAGGTGAGACAGCTCAGCTCGTCCGATTGTCCAAACCTGTGTCGCCTGACGAGATAATTGCAGATCCAGCAGTACATCGGGCAAAAGTTTCCTGGTCGGTCGTGGAAGGTGCCACTGAATATGTGATTGAGCAGAATGGCAAGGAGGTCTATAGGGGAATTGAGAATGAAGCAACGATTACAGGTCTTCAGGATGGAACGTGGCATCACTATCAACTATGGGCGGTTAACAGACAGGGGACTCGTTCTGAAGCGACAGATGTATCCCTGCTGACTTTGCCTGAGAAACCCGCTAAGGTTGCCGTATATGATGTGGCAAAAAACAGCCTTGGTCTGGATTTCAGCAACACAGGTGTCCAAGGGGCAGATCAGTACGTCATTGAACGGGATGGAAGAGAGATTGCTCAGATGGATTCAACTGAAACCCAATTCGTAGACAAGGATCTGTCGCCAGGAACGAAATACACTTACGTGATTCGGGCGGTCAATGCGAGTGGAACGAGTGCGCCGCTTACTTTCAGTATAATGACTCAAACGTTGCCATTGGTTGCAGAAGGGATCAGAGTGAACGCTGGAACACATAAGGTGGATCTGGCTTGGGAAGTTGTTAAGGGAGCGGCTGCATATGAGATTCGCAATCGGGTAACAGGAGATGTGCAGAGCGTGTCTGAACCGTCTGTACATCTCAATAGTATGCTGGATGGTACAGCGTATGAATTCGAACTTGTTGCGATTAATGAAGATGGCCATCGGTCAGAGTCTATTCAAATTCAGGTTTTAACGAAACCCATATCACCTCAGACGGCAGGCATAACACACATCACAGATCAGACTGCGGTGCTGGATCTGACTGGAAGCTCTACTCGGGGAGCAGAGCAATTCATCATTATGCGGGATGGCGTTGAAGTCGCTAAGGTTCCGGCAGATCAAGAGTCATTTGAAGATCATGGTCTGACACCAGGAGAGCGTTACCTGTACACCATCAAAACATCGAATGCAACGGGTGAGAGTGACTCTGGTTTCGAAGTTCACGTTCGAACGTTGCCTGCGACCATTAATGAATCTGTACATGCAAGCATGATTGGGGAAAAAGAGGGATTAATCTCTTGGCCAAAGGTACAAGGTGCGCAAGGTTATACCATATGGATCGGAGATCAGATGTTCACCACTATTGACGATGGTGATGCCACCGAGGTGAGATTAACTCATCTGGAGAGTGCAACCCGATATGATCAGGTACAGATTATTCCTTATAATACGGCTGGTTCAGGAAACCCAATGACCGTGACTCCTTTTTACACCTTGCCTCATGTTGATTCACTGGAAATGAAGATATACCCCGAGACAGATCACGCCAAACTGGAATGGGACTTCCCATATGGGAACGAAACATTTGTTGTATTGCTAAACGGTACTGAAGTATATAAAGGCAAAACAAAAGAGTTTATTGTTGAGCAACTAGATGCAGGCAAGCAGTACGAGATTGAGATCTACACAGAGAATGATCAGGGAGATGCATCGGAGAAGCTGGCGTATTCTGTCCTGACCAAGCCAGCAGCTCCCGTCAAAGTGGAGTATCATTCGGCGAAGGACCGCATTCGTCTTTTATTAGAACAGAGCCGGGTCGAAGGTGCCGAGCAGTTTATCATTGAGCGGGACGGTGTAGAGGTTGCTCGAGTTCCTGCAGACGAACTGTTCTATGACGACAAGGATCTCGAACCGGGCGTGAACTATACCTATACAGTGAAGGCCATGAATGCCTCGGGCAGTAGTGATGGGGGTTATTACCTTCATGCAATGACTTTGCCCGGTAGTGCTGCTTTACTTCCTGTAGTAGAGGGACGTTCCATGTATGGTGCAGACATTGTATGGGAACTGATTCCTGGTGCTGCGGGTTATCGAGTTTATCGAAATGAAGAGCTTATCGGAACGACAACGGAGACATCCATACATGTGTCTGATTTGAACAGTGCAGAGCATTATGCTGACTTCATCATTATTCCATTTAACGAGGCAGGGGATGGTGAGGCGCTTGAAGTACCGGAATTTGAGACGCTACCTTCCGAGGAACTGACAGTAGCAGCCATAGCGCAAGGTACGAGTACGATTAAGCTAACTTGGGAACTGGAATCAATAAATGAAGTGATTGTGATTACCCATAAAGATCGTGAGATCTACCGTGGCACGCAGCGCAGTTATGTATGGACAGGACTGAATGCCGAACAGCATTATGAGGTGGTTGTATGGACGGAGAATTCGGCAGGTGAGAAAAGTGAAAGCAAACGGGCCTCAGCCATGACTTTTCCGTATCCACCATCCGCCTGGGGCGGTGGTTCTACCCCGAGTCCAAACGGTACATCTGAACAAGCCGATGAGGTGAGTTCACAACCTGAACCGTCTGAGCAACCTGATGTACCTGTGAAAAAAAATATCAAATTTATTGATATCAGCCAAACATTTAATAAAGATCAGATTACCTGGCTTGCGGAACAAAATATCATTCAAGGTGTAAGTGAAACTCGCTTCGAACCACGCCGTCCGATCACCCGTGCGGAGTTCACTGCATTAATCGTGCGTCTGATGGGTGTGGACACAACGGTTAATGAACAGCATGGATTCCAGGATGTGAACGATGAGGATTGGTTCGCTCCTGAGATTAAGGCAGCCGTTCATCATGAGATGGTTCAAGGGATGGGGAACGGCAAATTCGCTCCGTATGCACTGGTAACACGTGAACAGGCATCCAAGATTATAGCAAATGTTGTTCGTAAAATCAGACCGGAACCGCTGACTTCCCCAAGAGCGTTTACCGACCAGTCTGATGTATCTGATTGGGCCAAAGAAGAAGTGCAGGAACTTGCAGGTTTGTACATGATTACCGGATATGAAGATGGCAGCTTCCGTCCAATGCAGCACTTAAGCAGATCCGAAGCTGCAGCGCTGATCTTCCGCTTAAATAAGCTGATTCAAGTCATGGATGAGAACCGTACAGATCAAGTGGAGAAAGCGTCAGCGTTCGATCGTCATATCTAG
- the treR gene encoding trehalose operon repressor, whose amino-acid sequence MNNKFIRIYEDIADRIRTGEIEAGTLLQSELDLSESYRTSRETIRKALKMLYEEGYIQKIQGKGSIVLDIRKIDFPISGLVSFKELAKKMGHRAKTYVKVFEEQQVDQALHKKINFGLNEQVWEIRRVRKVDGEHVILDKDYISQRLVPGLSKEICNDSIYEYIEQELGLSISFAKKEILVEEPTAEDRELLDLEGFHNVVVVRSQVYLEDASQFQYTESRHRPDKFRFVDFARRR is encoded by the coding sequence ATGAATAATAAATTTATCCGGATATATGAAGATATTGCAGATCGTATTCGGACCGGAGAGATTGAGGCAGGCACGCTGCTTCAATCGGAACTGGATCTATCGGAAAGTTATCGAACATCTCGAGAGACCATTCGCAAAGCGCTGAAAATGTTGTACGAAGAAGGTTATATTCAGAAGATTCAAGGCAAGGGCTCGATTGTCCTGGACATACGCAAGATCGATTTTCCCATCTCTGGTCTGGTTAGCTTCAAGGAACTGGCCAAAAAAATGGGACATCGCGCTAAAACGTATGTGAAGGTTTTCGAAGAGCAACAGGTCGATCAGGCGTTGCACAAGAAAATTAACTTTGGTCTGAATGAACAGGTCTGGGAGATCAGACGTGTGCGCAAAGTGGATGGAGAGCATGTCATACTGGACAAAGATTACATCAGCCAGCGGCTTGTTCCCGGACTCAGCAAAGAGATCTGTAATGATTCCATCTATGAGTACATTGAGCAAGAGCTGGGGCTTTCCATTTCGTTTGCCAAAAAAGAGATTTTGGTGGAAGAACCCACCGCAGAAGACAGGGAACTGCTTGACCTTGAAGGGTTCCATAATGTGGTTGTGGTGAGGAGCCAGGTGTACCTGGAGGATGCCAGTCAATTTCAGTATACAGAGTCGAGGCATCGACCGGACAAGTTCAGATTTGTGGATTTTGCACGCCGCAGATAA